Proteins encoded by one window of Silvibacterium dinghuense:
- a CDS encoding protein-glutamate methylesterase/protein-glutamine glutaminase, with amino-acid sequence MPPPYKVLIVDDSALMRQILTQILSSDPDIEVIGVASDPYVAREKIKALHPDVLTLDVEMPRMDGLTFLEKLMRGHPMPVVMISTLTEKGADVTLRALSLGAIDYVAKPKLDVSAGTLQQSEEIITRVKAAARARVRIRQTPAPLPVSLTAKSTPQFTATHKVVAIGASTGGTEALREVLTVLPADFPGIVIVQHMPEAYTQQFAARLNSLCRIRVKEAEDRDRILPGHALIAPGGHHMAVIRKGMEYGVHVYRGERVNRHLPSVDVLFSSCARELGRNVLGVMLTGMGGDGARGMLEMKQSGAFNMAQDEATSVVFGMPNEAIKLGGVDEVLPLERIPLALLQRLSSDKE; translated from the coding sequence ATGCCACCACCCTATAAGGTTCTTATCGTCGATGATTCCGCGCTCATGCGCCAGATCCTTACGCAGATCCTCTCGTCGGATCCAGATATCGAGGTGATAGGGGTCGCAAGCGATCCTTATGTGGCGCGTGAAAAGATTAAAGCGCTCCATCCGGATGTACTTACCCTGGATGTAGAAATGCCGCGCATGGATGGACTGACGTTTCTTGAAAAATTGATGCGTGGACACCCCATGCCCGTCGTGATGATCTCTACTCTGACAGAAAAAGGCGCAGATGTGACGCTTCGCGCACTGAGCCTGGGAGCAATCGACTACGTCGCCAAGCCGAAGCTCGATGTTTCGGCTGGAACGTTGCAGCAGAGCGAAGAGATTATCACGCGAGTAAAAGCGGCTGCGCGCGCAAGGGTACGCATTCGGCAGACACCGGCGCCGCTTCCCGTGTCATTGACGGCAAAGTCGACGCCGCAATTTACAGCTACGCACAAAGTTGTCGCTATCGGTGCAAGCACTGGCGGCACAGAGGCATTGCGTGAAGTGCTCACTGTTCTTCCCGCGGACTTTCCTGGGATCGTCATTGTGCAACACATGCCCGAGGCTTACACGCAGCAATTTGCTGCGCGACTGAATTCGCTTTGCCGGATAAGGGTGAAAGAGGCTGAAGATCGCGACAGAATTCTTCCTGGACACGCACTGATCGCTCCAGGGGGGCACCACATGGCGGTCATCCGCAAAGGGATGGAATACGGCGTACACGTCTATCGTGGTGAGCGAGTCAATCGCCATCTGCCTTCCGTGGATGTTCTGTTTTCCTCTTGTGCGCGCGAGCTTGGTCGCAATGTTCTGGGTGTGATGCTTACCGGGATGGGAGGCGATGGCGCTCGCGGCATGCTGGAGATGAAACAGAGCGGAGCTTTCAACATGGCTCAAGATGAGGCAACCAGCGTGGTCTTCGGTATGCCGAACGAAGCCATCAAGCTCGGTGGAGTGGACGAGGTGCTCCCGCTAGAGCGTATTCCGCTGGCCTTGCTGCAGAGGTTATCCAGTGATAAAGAGTAA
- a CDS encoding chemotaxis protein CheD, translating to MEHLQLKAHHRIYIGEVYASSEPLILQTLLGSCVAVCLRDPVSQVGGMNHILLPWSSSEAHETRFGVHAMELLINETMKRGALRSRLEAKAFGAANVLHVLQRPSVGEMNAAFVREFLATEGIPLLGHRLGGTQALQVSFRTDTGRTLVRTADGSRLQKIVHEEESYRIAHRGEEDATGDITLF from the coding sequence ATGGAGCATCTGCAGCTCAAGGCCCATCACCGCATCTACATCGGCGAAGTGTATGCCAGCAGTGAGCCCCTCATTTTGCAGACACTTCTCGGATCATGCGTTGCTGTCTGTCTTCGCGATCCAGTCTCGCAGGTCGGAGGAATGAATCACATTCTTCTACCGTGGAGCTCGAGCGAAGCCCATGAAACTCGCTTTGGTGTGCATGCAATGGAGCTGCTAATCAACGAAACGATGAAACGCGGCGCTCTGAGAAGCCGTCTCGAGGCAAAGGCCTTCGGTGCGGCAAATGTCCTGCACGTGTTGCAGCGGCCGAGTGTTGGAGAGATGAATGCCGCGTTCGTTCGTGAGTTCCTGGCCACGGAAGGCATTCCGCTTCTTGGGCATCGGCTGGGCGGTACACAGGCGTTGCAGGTAAGCTTTCGCACGGATACAGGCAGAACTCTGGTTCGTACAGCCGACGGCTCTCGCCTGCAGAAAATCGTCCACGAGGAAGAAAGTTATCGCATCGCACACCGAGGCGAGGAAGATGCGACTGGCGATATCACTCTCTTTTAA
- a CDS encoding CheR family methyltransferase: MLTMDQRDFKRFRELIHHQTGIWLRDGKNVMLASRLTRRLRHHGLSSFSEYYDYLERSGDALEIGELINCVTTNKTSFFREMHHFEFLHDVLVPERTKAARNGQSKSIRIWSAACSTGEEPYSIAMSLCEALSGGDSVGRLTGDTSATTEYAAAIASWKLEIVASDIDTTVLDKASRGVYRDDLLDGVPAALLKRYFLRGKGEMAGYVKIRPDIRKLLHFERINLMDKPWPLSGRFHVIFFRNALIYFNQQTQDVFLRRMLQLLEPRGYLILGHSEHVPWLHDQIHPLNHTIFQLRERPE, translated from the coding sequence ATGCTCACCATGGATCAGCGGGACTTCAAACGCTTCCGCGAACTGATTCATCATCAAACCGGTATATGGCTGCGTGACGGGAAGAATGTGATGCTTGCGTCGCGCCTTACACGCAGGCTTCGTCATCATGGGTTGAGCAGTTTTTCCGAGTACTACGACTATCTCGAACGCTCTGGCGACGCATTGGAGATCGGAGAGCTGATTAACTGCGTCACGACCAATAAAACATCCTTTTTTCGCGAGATGCACCACTTCGAGTTTCTGCATGACGTGCTGGTTCCGGAGCGGACAAAGGCGGCGCGCAATGGGCAATCGAAATCGATCCGCATCTGGAGTGCGGCCTGCTCTACCGGCGAGGAACCATACTCGATCGCCATGAGCCTCTGCGAAGCCTTAAGCGGAGGAGATTCGGTGGGGCGTTTGACTGGCGATACAAGCGCAACGACGGAATATGCAGCGGCAATAGCTTCGTGGAAACTTGAGATCGTCGCCTCTGACATCGACACTACGGTTCTCGATAAGGCATCACGCGGAGTGTATCGCGACGATTTGCTCGATGGGGTGCCTGCAGCTCTGCTCAAAAGATACTTTCTGCGTGGAAAGGGGGAGATGGCAGGCTATGTCAAGATCAGGCCCGATATACGAAAACTTCTCCACTTTGAACGCATCAATCTGATGGATAAGCCATGGCCGCTCAGCGGCCGCTTTCACGTAATCTTCTTCCGCAATGCATTGATCTATTTCAATCAGCAGACGCAGGATGTCTTTCTTCGCCGCATGCTGCAGCTGCTCGAGCCACGCGGATATTTGATTCTTGGCCATTCGGAACATGTCCCCTGGCTGCACGACCAGATCCACCCGCTAAACCACACCATCTTTCAACTGCGCGAACGGCCTGAGTGA
- a CDS encoding methyl-accepting chemotaxis protein, which produces MMNNLRIRTRITLAFAVVILISVLMSVFAINRVMNIGQRADIVDGDYVPSAAALSDIQTRTQHEVQLLLKHAGSTSDAEMTEIESQIKALRDQNDDAYRAYEALPSEDAERKLYEKAKEDRAAFNDKFEQIRQLSRLNTPQGNAKAQQMIDGDLQVYLTNYDDDLQAVVDFDNKGSVEGLKVVRDAVGSTIHGLIVGLTLAIVLAIIVSMMIIRSISGPIAMAVESLELVATGDLTASLNIDSKDEIGRMAEALNTAVGKLRTTLQSVWDSADNTNSAATELASATASIASGAQEQAASLEETSASLEEITATVRQSADNARQASQLASGSKDAAVQGQEVVSSAVAAMEEINLASAKISDIISTIDEIAFQTNLLAVNAAVEAARAGEQGRGFAVVATEVRSLAQRSAGAAKEIKGLIEDSRRKVERGSELVNRSGETLQGIVTSVKRVTDIVGEIAIASAEQSTGVEQVNTAMTQMDQVTQANSAQTEELSSTAQTLSEQASQLMKTVSAFKLGTETGAAVSTPAKIKSASRKPSTLIKKTTGSFSHARPSAAHRPSPSMAGTHARQPELAMSAHGGGDDSFEEF; this is translated from the coding sequence ATGATGAACAACCTCAGAATCAGAACCAGAATCACGCTGGCTTTTGCCGTAGTGATCCTGATCAGCGTGCTGATGAGCGTGTTTGCGATCAATCGTGTGATGAACATCGGTCAGCGGGCAGACATCGTGGATGGTGATTATGTTCCCTCGGCCGCCGCACTGAGTGACATACAGACTCGCACGCAGCATGAGGTGCAGCTGCTGTTGAAACATGCTGGCAGCACCAGCGATGCAGAGATGACGGAGATCGAATCGCAGATCAAGGCCTTGCGCGATCAAAACGACGACGCCTATCGTGCATACGAAGCTCTGCCCAGCGAAGATGCAGAACGGAAGCTGTACGAAAAGGCCAAAGAGGACCGTGCCGCTTTCAACGATAAGTTCGAGCAGATCCGCCAGCTGAGCCGGCTCAACACCCCGCAAGGTAATGCCAAAGCGCAGCAGATGATTGACGGAGATCTCCAGGTCTATCTGACTAACTACGATGACGATCTTCAGGCTGTAGTCGATTTCGATAACAAGGGATCGGTCGAGGGATTAAAAGTCGTTCGAGATGCAGTAGGATCTACCATCCATGGTCTTATCGTTGGCCTGACATTGGCCATTGTTCTTGCGATCATTGTCTCGATGATGATCATTCGCAGTATTTCCGGTCCGATAGCCATGGCTGTGGAATCACTCGAGCTGGTTGCTACCGGCGATCTGACCGCAAGCCTGAATATCGACAGCAAGGATGAAATCGGGCGCATGGCAGAGGCGCTCAATACCGCTGTCGGCAAGCTGCGCACAACACTACAAAGCGTGTGGGACAGCGCGGATAACACCAATTCTGCGGCTACCGAACTGGCGTCGGCCACAGCCTCCATCGCCAGTGGTGCGCAGGAGCAGGCTGCAAGCCTGGAGGAGACGTCAGCAAGTCTCGAAGAGATCACCGCGACCGTTCGCCAAAGTGCGGACAATGCCCGCCAGGCCAGCCAGTTGGCCTCCGGATCAAAAGATGCTGCCGTACAAGGACAGGAAGTTGTTTCAAGTGCGGTTGCTGCGATGGAAGAGATCAACCTTGCCTCCGCGAAAATCTCCGACATCATTTCCACGATTGATGAGATCGCTTTCCAGACAAACCTCCTGGCCGTCAACGCTGCAGTGGAGGCGGCACGGGCCGGTGAGCAGGGAAGAGGGTTTGCCGTGGTGGCCACCGAGGTGCGCAGCCTCGCCCAACGCAGTGCCGGTGCAGCCAAGGAGATCAAGGGCCTGATTGAAGATTCACGGCGCAAGGTGGAACGCGGTTCAGAGCTGGTGAATCGTTCTGGAGAGACGCTGCAAGGTATCGTCACTTCGGTCAAGCGCGTCACGGATATTGTCGGAGAGATCGCTATCGCTTCGGCGGAACAAAGCACTGGCGTTGAGCAGGTAAATACTGCGATGACGCAGATGGATCAGGTGACGCAGGCTAACTCCGCGCAGACCGAAGAGCTTTCTTCTACTGCGCAGACACTCTCCGAGCAGGCATCTCAGCTGATGAAGACTGTAAGCGCCTTTAAGCTCGGAACAGAAACCGGAGCTGCTGTGTCGACACCGGCAAAAATAAAATCTGCGTCGCGCAAGCCTTCCACATTGATCAAGAAAACAACGGGCAGCTTTTCCCATGCGCGACCCTCCGCCGCGCACCGTCCTTCGCCATCCATGGCAGGTACACATGCGCGTCAGCCTGAGTTAGCCATGAGCGCACATGGCGGAGGAGACGATAGCTTCGAGGAATTCTAG